TTTCTCCTTTTCAATTAAGGAATTCTTATATTGCTCATTTGTCAAGTAATAGTTCTGAGTCTTATTTAATAAAGCTTCCTTTTGATTCTCAATTGTATTAATAGTTATTCTTAGGTTGGTTATTTCTTTATCCAATTCATTGCGCTTATCCTTCAGACTAGTAAATACTTCATTCTTTTCTTTAATTATATTTTTAAGGTCTTCTGTCTTGATTTCAATCTCTCTTAAAGCATCGTCAAGTTCTTCTCGATTTGCTTGGAAATTTTCATGTTCTTTATTTAAATTAGCTATTTCAGCTTCTTTCTTCTTTATTTCTTCATCTGTTCTATTTATCTCATACTTAATACTTGATTGTTTATTAATATTTTCTAATATAGAAATTTCTAAGGTTTTTGTATTATTTTCTAATGCAACAGTCTCGTTTTCTATATCCCTTAAATTATTTGTAATAATTAATTTCTTTTCTTCATACTTAGAAATTTCATTATTTACCAATGATGTTTCTTCTTTTAAACTTTTTATTTTATTTTTCCTATTGATGATACTTATTGATTCTTTCCCATTACCAGTACTTCCTCCGGTAATAGATCCCCCAGTATTAAAAACTTCACCATCAAGGGTTACAATTTTATACATATGTTTTAATTTTTTTGATAACTTTATGCCGTCATCGATCCCTTTTACTACAATTGTCCTTCCAATAAGGAATTCAAATATATTTTTATATTTTTCATCATAAGTTAAAAGTTCATGAGCTAAACCAATAATATTAAATTCATCCATATCTCTTTGATCTAACCTAATAGTTTTACCTTTTATAATATTTAAAGGAAGAAATGTAGCTCTACCTAGATGTTTCTCCTTTAAATATTTAACGAATTTTTTAGCATCTGATTCTGTTTCAACTACTATATTTTGAATATTAGACCCTAAGCATATATCAATTGCTCTTTCATACTTATAATCGACCTTGAATAAATCCGCAACTACTCCTACTAATCCTTTTCTTAATTCTATATCATTACTTGTTCCCTTTAATAATCCCTTTACACTTTTATAATACCCTTCATAGTCCGCCTCCATATTCTTGATAATATTAAGGCTTGTATTTAAACCATTCAATTTAATTTGATTTTCTCTTATTACATTTTCTAACACCTTATATTCATTTTCTATATCAGCTTTTTTGATATATAATGAATTTATTTTCTCTTTCTGTACAATTGTTTTTTCTTTTAATACAGTCTCATTAGAATAAAGTACATCTAATTCTTTAATAAGTTCTTCCTTCCTAATGTTGCAAAATTCTATGTCCTTATTAAGTTGTATTACTCTTGAATCGATGTTATTTTTGAATGCAATAATAGAATTAATCTCACTTTTCTTATCTGAAGTAAGATTATAGTAGCTCAACATGATATTTTTACTGTTTTCTAATTCTAATTCATTTATATGTATACTATTGTCTAGTTCTTTTAACTCTTGAGTTTTATTATTAAATTCAAAATTAATATCATTTAATTGTTTATTTATATCTTCAAGCTCTCTATTTGTCTCAATTTCAGAATTTTCTAGTTCGTGGAATTTAAATTTAAAATCTTCTTTTTCTCCTTGTAATCTCTCAAAATCTTTCCTTAAAAAGTTCTCTTTTTCCAAGAGAATAGAAACCTGATTCTTATTTTTTTCATAAGATTGAATAGTATCAAACTTAATAGTTCTTTTTTCCTCAATTTCATTTTCAATCTTTTGAATATTTGATTTATGATTATTATATTCGGTTTCTATTAGAAGCCTTTCTTCATCAATCAATTTCAAATCATTTACTAGTTTTTCTTTTTCTAACTTTACATCTTTAATTTGATTCTCTAATTTTCTAATATTTCTAATATATAAATTTACTTCTAAATCTCTTAATTTTGTGAAGAACTTAGTGAATTTAATTGCTTTATCTGCCTCTATCTCTAATGATTCTTTTTGGCTTGAAACTTCATGTATTAAATCCTTTATTCTCGTAAGATTATTATCAGTTTTATCTAATTTTCTTTCAGCTTCTTCTTTTTTGGTTTTATATTTTATTATTCCTGCTGCCTCTTCGAATATATTACGCCTATCCTCTGGTTTATTGGACAAAATTTCTTCAATTCTACCTTGTCCAATAATGGAATAGCCATCTTTTCCAATACCAGAGTCCATGAATAATTCACGAATATCCTTAAGTCTACATGAATTTTTATTTATATAATATTCACTTTCCCCTGACCTAAACATTCTTCTAGTTACAGCAACTTCTATATAGTCAACTGGTATTTTACCATCACTATTATCAAAGGTAATAGTAACTTCAGCATAACCTAAGGCTCTCCTTTTATCTGTACCTGAGAATATTACATCCTCCATTCTAGTTCCCCTTAGACTCTTTATACTCTGTTCCCCTAAAACCCATCTAATAGCATCGGAAATATTGCTTTTCCCACTACCATTTGGACCTACGATAGCTGTAATTTCATTTTTAAATTCTATTTCTGTTTTATCAGCGAATGATTTAAAACCTTGTATTTCAAGTTTTTTAAGATACATAGCTATCACTCCATATTTGTATTGGTAGCAATTGCCTCACACAACTGCAACCAGGCATAATCTCGTTATAAACGAAGGTTCCCAATGTAGGAAACCTTCTATTTTGTCTTAATTTGAAAGTTCTTTAAGAACTCGTCCATTAATTTTATCAAATTAATATTATCATAATATTTATCAATATTAAAAGAAATAGAATCTTTGTCCATATTTTTTTGATATATTTTGACATTTTTAAATCCATATATATTTTTCCAATACTTTATATTACCTGATTTTTGACCAGCAATTACAGATATCATATTACTATTTGCCTCAATAATAAGATTATGTTGGTTTGTCATGATATTTTTATCCTTTAAATAAAAATCAAGTAATAGTCTAATTATATTAGCTTCAACCAGTTGCCTAAAAGCAGCATGAAATGGTCCAGCAACAACGTCTCTACCAAGTTGGATATTCTCAGTAGGTTGTAGACCAACTCTTATTACATTGATATTATTGATATAAAAATACATTAAAAATATTGAAGTCTGATCTATGGCTTTATTCAAATCTAAAGGTTTGTAATACCCTTCGTTATATTGTTTTTCTAAATAAGTGTCTTTAACAACCAGTGTCGGATAAATCCTAACACAATCAGGCTTAAGTTTTATAAATTCATGACAGGTATATAAAGACTTTTGAAAAGAATCTAAAGGTAAGCCTACCATCATTTGTAAACCTAAATTAAAACCATAATCTCTGATTAATTTACTAGAGTAGTATACTACATCAGAAGTATGTCCTCTCTCACTAACAGCTAACACATCTTCATCTAAAGATTGTACTCCTAATTCTATTGTATCAACTTCATATTTTTTTAGATTTTTTAATACTTCTTCGTCTATGGCATCTGGTCTTGTCGATAATCTGATTTCATTAATTAGTCCATCTTTTTTAAATTTATAAGGTATCTCTAATAAATTACTTTGGGTTTCAAGATCAATAGCTGTGAAACTACCTCCATAAAATGCTACCTCGATAAATGCATCTTTTTTAAAATATCCTAGATATTCTAATATAGTTTTCTCAACTTCTTCTTGTGTTACATTAGTAGATAATCCTGTTATCTTTTTTTGATTACAGAAAATGCAATCATGAGGGCACCCAAAATGAGGAACAAAAATAGGTATAATATAATGTTTACTCATAATCATCGCCCATAAGTATTAGAGCTTCTTTTGCAGCCATTTGTTCAGCTTCTTTTTTATTTCTACCTATACCCGAACCTATAACATCATTATTTATAGTAACATCAATATAAAATAGTTTATTATGGTCAGGCCCTTCTTCTTTGGTTACAAAATATTCTATTTTACCTTTAGTTACTTTTTGTAATCTTTCTTGCAGTTCAGTTTTATAATCAATAAATAGATCCCCTTTAGCAACGGCATGAACAATATCAGCTTCAAAGTTTGATAAAAGCAAAAGGTTTACGGTTTCAAAGTTGCTATCTATTAATATAGCACCTGTAATAGCCTCACTTGCATCAGCTAGTATTGATTCTCTTTCTCTTCCGCCTGTTGCCTCTTCACCTTTTCCTAATAACAAATATTTCCCTAACTCAATATTTCTGGCTACGAAAGCCAAGGAAGGTTCACATACTACCTTAGCTCTTATTTTTGTTAATTCGCCTTCAGGATAAAATGGATATTTATTATACAAATATTTACTCACTACAAGATTAATAACTGTATCTCCTAGAAACTCTAATCTTTCGTTACATTTGCTTATATGCAAATTATGCTCATTA
The DNA window shown above is from Tissierella sp. Yu-01 and carries:
- a CDS encoding radical SAM protein — its product is MSKHYIIPIFVPHFGCPHDCIFCNQKKITGLSTNVTQEEVEKTILEYLGYFKKDAFIEVAFYGGSFTAIDLETQSNLLEIPYKFKKDGLINEIRLSTRPDAIDEEVLKNLKKYEVDTIELGVQSLDEDVLAVSERGHTSDVVYYSSKLIRDYGFNLGLQMMVGLPLDSFQKSLYTCHEFIKLKPDCVRIYPTLVVKDTYLEKQYNEGYYKPLDLNKAIDQTSIFLMYFYINNINVIRVGLQPTENIQLGRDVVAGPFHAAFRQLVEANIIRLLLDFYLKDKNIMTNQHNLIIEANSNMISVIAGQKSGNIKYWKNIYGFKNVKIYQKNMDKDSISFNIDKYYDNINLIKLMDEFLKNFQIKTK
- the smc gene encoding chromosome segregation protein SMC, yielding MYLKKLEIQGFKSFADKTEIEFKNEITAIVGPNGSGKSNISDAIRWVLGEQSIKSLRGTRMEDVIFSGTDKRRALGYAEVTITFDNSDGKIPVDYIEVAVTRRMFRSGESEYYINKNSCRLKDIRELFMDSGIGKDGYSIIGQGRIEEILSNKPEDRRNIFEEAAGIIKYKTKKEEAERKLDKTDNNLTRIKDLIHEVSSQKESLEIEADKAIKFTKFFTKLRDLEVNLYIRNIRKLENQIKDVKLEKEKLVNDLKLIDEERLLIETEYNNHKSNIQKIENEIEEKRTIKFDTIQSYEKNKNQVSILLEKENFLRKDFERLQGEKEDFKFKFHELENSEIETNRELEDINKQLNDINFEFNNKTQELKELDNSIHINELELENSKNIMLSYYNLTSDKKSEINSIIAFKNNIDSRVIQLNKDIEFCNIRKEELIKELDVLYSNETVLKEKTIVQKEKINSLYIKKADIENEYKVLENVIRENQIKLNGLNTSLNIIKNMEADYEGYYKSVKGLLKGTSNDIELRKGLVGVVADLFKVDYKYERAIDICLGSNIQNIVVETESDAKKFVKYLKEKHLGRATFLPLNIIKGKTIRLDQRDMDEFNIIGLAHELLTYDEKYKNIFEFLIGRTIVVKGIDDGIKLSKKLKHMYKIVTLDGEVFNTGGSITGGSTGNGKESISIINRKNKIKSLKEETSLVNNEISKYEEKKLIITNNLRDIENETVALENNTKTLEISILENINKQSSIKYEINRTDEEIKKKEAEIANLNKEHENFQANREELDDALREIEIKTEDLKNIIKEKNEVFTSLKDKRNELDKEITNLRITINTIENQKEALLNKTQNYYLTNEQYKNSLIEKEKAIDNINTELIALKDDREKIQSEVIKYESSEDTINIILNDLIKKKDALLKKFYDEQDRLKVLNKRISDIENQGNSHEVKLTRFEIQYENYHTKLMDDYEMTLEDALKLEREISDFHNVQIEIRELKDNIKELGNVNISAIDEFKNISERFEFLTIQQNDLIKAKEDLKEVIRDMEKKMRVQFISSFDEINNNFTEVFAILFNGGTARLELEDEEDILTSGIEIKVQPPGKKLQSLSLLSGGEKSLTAVALLFSILRMKPSPFCILDEIDAALDEANIYRYTKYLKSFDDMTQFVLITHRKTTMEIADVLYGVTMEEEGVSKLISVKLKDNLVEAS
- the rnc gene encoding ribonuclease III; amino-acid sequence: MKISNERIKELESLQEKLNYYFHDIELLDTALTHSSYANEHNLHISKCNERLEFLGDTVINLVVSKYLYNKYPFYPEGELTKIRAKVVCEPSLAFVARNIELGKYLLLGKGEEATGGRERESILADASEAITGAILIDSNFETVNLLLLSNFEADIVHAVAKGDLFIDYKTELQERLQKVTKGKIEYFVTKEEGPDHNKLFYIDVTINNDVIGSGIGRNKKEAEQMAAKEALILMGDDYE